A DNA window from Actinokineospora baliensis contains the following coding sequences:
- a CDS encoding ATP-binding cassette domain-containing protein, producing the protein MAPSDRDLVVTSGARRWAFAPGVVVRIGRAPTCEVVVDDPAVSREHLLAEYDGGWVVRDRSSSGGTSLRGERVSRFTVGQETVVRLADAVEVVLHVGERAPGGEVRIGRAPDNDIVLVDPMVSRRHAAARRSGDDWLVTDLGGRNPTLLNGAAITGSTLARVGDTLTLGSSEVVVAEHGLSQVPRSAHHLVVDDVTLSLPDGRNLLSGVSLDIAPGEFVAVVGPSGAGKSTLLKVMTGDLAPSAGRVTYDGTDMCGHGAVRTLIGTVPQDDVLHTSLSARAVLAHTAALRLPADTGRAERRDVVDGALSQVDLLEHAGTRVKDMSGGQRKRVSIAMELLTSPPLLVLDEPTSGLDPNLDRQIMATLRSIADRGRSVVVVTHSTDNLAWCDRILILAAPGGVPIFLGPPADLRVRFGTADWAEIFEEASRHSAPEPLRTPAPRRPAGTGSAPAPAVRSWRAQARTLVIRHIALIAADRAYATFLLCMPLVLAVLALAVPGKGGFGPPDPDDPGEAGQLLVLLFVGAAFTGGACGIREIVAERAIFHRERAAGLPVRAYVVAKAVVFAVVCAAQATLLVGGTVLVKPAPESAVVLVNPALELAVAAALTGFTSCAAALFLSSVVRSAEQAMPVLVVVVMAQLVLCGGMIPVTGRVVLAQVSWLAPSRWGYAAGASTVDLSALPGMQDDPLWHHSPPWWLLSGGVLVALAAVFLLLLTRRLARSGRGGR; encoded by the coding sequence GTGGCACCGTCCGACCGGGACCTGGTGGTCACCTCCGGCGCGCGCCGCTGGGCGTTCGCGCCGGGGGTGGTGGTGCGCATCGGCCGGGCGCCGACCTGCGAGGTGGTGGTCGACGACCCGGCCGTGTCGCGGGAGCACCTGCTCGCCGAGTACGACGGCGGGTGGGTGGTCCGCGACCGCTCGTCCTCCGGCGGCACCAGCCTGCGCGGTGAGCGCGTGTCCCGGTTCACCGTCGGCCAGGAGACCGTGGTGCGCCTGGCCGACGCGGTGGAGGTGGTGCTGCACGTCGGTGAGCGCGCGCCGGGTGGTGAGGTGCGGATCGGGCGCGCGCCGGACAACGACATCGTCCTGGTCGACCCGATGGTCTCGCGCAGGCACGCGGCGGCCCGCCGCAGCGGCGACGACTGGCTCGTCACCGACCTGGGCGGGCGCAACCCGACGCTGCTCAACGGCGCGGCGATCACCGGGAGCACCCTGGCGCGGGTCGGTGACACGCTGACGCTGGGGTCCAGCGAGGTCGTGGTGGCCGAGCACGGCTTGAGCCAGGTCCCGCGGTCGGCGCACCACCTGGTGGTCGACGACGTGACGCTGTCGCTGCCCGACGGGCGGAACCTGCTCTCGGGGGTGTCGCTGGACATCGCGCCCGGCGAGTTCGTCGCGGTCGTCGGTCCTTCCGGGGCGGGCAAGTCGACGTTGCTCAAGGTGATGACAGGCGACCTGGCGCCGAGTGCGGGGCGGGTGACCTACGACGGCACCGATATGTGCGGTCACGGTGCCGTGCGGACCCTGATCGGGACCGTCCCGCAGGACGACGTGCTGCACACGTCGTTGTCGGCGCGCGCCGTACTCGCGCACACCGCCGCGCTGCGGTTGCCCGCTGACACAGGGCGCGCGGAGCGCAGGGACGTCGTGGACGGCGCACTGTCGCAAGTGGACCTCCTGGAGCACGCGGGTACGCGGGTCAAGGACATGTCCGGCGGTCAGCGCAAGCGGGTGTCGATCGCGATGGAACTGCTGACCTCTCCCCCGCTGCTGGTGCTCGACGAACCGACCTCCGGCCTCGACCCGAACCTGGACCGGCAGATCATGGCCACCCTGCGGTCCATCGCCGACCGGGGGCGGTCGGTGGTCGTGGTCACCCACAGCACCGACAACCTGGCCTGGTGCGACCGGATCCTCATCCTGGCCGCACCGGGCGGCGTGCCGATCTTCCTGGGACCACCGGCCGACCTGCGGGTGCGCTTCGGTACAGCCGACTGGGCCGAGATCTTCGAGGAAGCCTCACGGCACAGCGCGCCGGAACCCCTGCGCACACCAGCCCCACGACGTCCAGCGGGGACGGGCTCGGCGCCTGCGCCTGCTGTGCGCTCATGGCGCGCGCAGGCCCGAACCCTGGTGATCCGGCACATTGCACTGATCGCAGCGGACCGAGCCTATGCGACTTTCCTGCTGTGCATGCCTTTGGTGCTGGCCGTGCTGGCTTTGGCGGTGCCGGGGAAGGGCGGGTTCGGACCACCGGATCCGGACGACCCAGGCGAAGCGGGCCAACTGCTGGTACTGCTGTTCGTGGGCGCGGCGTTCACCGGTGGCGCGTGCGGGATCCGGGAGATCGTGGCGGAACGGGCGATCTTCCACCGAGAACGCGCGGCGGGTCTACCGGTGCGCGCCTACGTCGTCGCCAAGGCGGTCGTGTTCGCGGTGGTGTGCGCGGCGCAGGCGACGTTGCTGGTCGGCGGGACCGTGTTGGTGAAACCCGCCCCGGAGTCGGCGGTGGTGTTGGTGAACCCGGCACTGGAGCTGGCGGTCGCCGCGGCCCTGACCGGCTTCACCTCGTGCGCGGCGGCGTTGTTCCTGTCCAGCGTGGTGCGCTCGGCGGAACAGGCGATGCCGGTACTCGTGGTGGTCGTCATGGCCCAACTCGTCCTCTGCGGCGGCATGATCCCGGTGACGGGTCGGGTGGTACTGGCACAGGTGTCCTGGCTGGCTCCCAGTCGGTGGGGCTACGCGGCGGGGGCATCCACTGTAGACTTGAGTGCGCTGCCGGGCATGCAGGACGACCCCCTGTGGCACCACAGCCCACCGTGGTGGCTGCTGTCGGGGGGCGTACTGGTCGCGCTCGCGGCAGTGTTCCTGTTGCTACTCACCCGCCGCTTGGCCCGATCCGGTCGGGGTGGGCGGTGA
- a CDS encoding tetratricopeptide repeat protein, with product MSVVFLSYTWSDLAHVNRIDRALRREPGVRVFRDTDIATFDRITATLAAEVDAAELFVVFYSRRYPTRYACQWELTRAFLGAHGDPMGKILVINPEPDEHHIAPVELTDAGYYDWYRDPDPRKVAALVAGKAGSPSVGLVTNDLDPEVVKPRRFVGRYREMWTVHSALHGGLLSAVTKPYGHSVAVLKAPNGMGKSATARHYAFLFRDAYPGGVLWLNMDGSGLRIAGKDVLTHFAEQLRAAARFGNRLADLPPDRVGPAAAGLLTEDVLIVVDDLPPGLTADVLDQLVVPSPRAHTLITARSITAQWPVTHVELGGLDGAEAEELLRAQWHDLDDRERDAIHSLAQSCGGHPETLSIAVSRLAAARGTGAIEQFDEELAAIARGGVDLHAAQVDAQSKVARLVLGFTAALADAPFSGGLVATGLVAGGRATAVQVAAALSELAEQSLLRRVDPDGWQPQSLVADATRGELGPDTCGDLARLAARTVAAALRTEPVDRRLLLHARVLAGNAALPRDEALELLRLTARRHEDLGDAPSARDAIEQAIRLAGLLCATGDLLTAARLAVAARDRAAITHATLAVDRAATSGDRETEYRARFLAATAHDHAGDYHAADAVLPDAIPGWLPETERPTALVARSAALRRRGRFAEALAVITEVHPEIRREHPGGAHRGPWPAATVELAATLVLAGEVDRARDLARSVVDLFAEVGLPEHGVAKDAEATAADADVAIAFADWNWTDERWRAATDRLGVLAARSGEWFGPHNPRTLDLRVRHARALVASKQPGPALDLLSPLDTSLIDVLGADHPLRLRARSTVGAARVAVTDWERAREVLADVLPRQVAVLGEAHVDAISTRFELGIATLGCGRRAEACALADRAARLQRDNYGATTEQALEMTMLGASLKVTPRSLLAGLVRLRRPR from the coding sequence ATGAGCGTGGTCTTCCTGAGCTACACCTGGTCCGACCTCGCCCACGTGAACCGCATCGACCGCGCCCTGCGCCGGGAACCGGGCGTCCGCGTCTTCCGCGACACCGATATCGCCACGTTCGACCGCATCACCGCGACACTCGCCGCCGAGGTTGACGCCGCCGAGTTGTTCGTCGTCTTCTACTCCCGCCGCTATCCGACCAGGTATGCGTGCCAGTGGGAGCTCACCCGCGCGTTCCTCGGTGCGCACGGGGACCCCATGGGGAAGATCCTCGTGATCAACCCCGAGCCCGATGAGCACCACATCGCCCCGGTTGAGCTCACCGATGCGGGCTACTACGACTGGTACCGCGATCCCGACCCGCGCAAGGTCGCCGCGCTCGTAGCGGGCAAAGCGGGTTCTCCCAGCGTGGGCCTAGTCACCAACGACCTGGATCCGGAAGTCGTCAAGCCCAGGCGGTTCGTGGGGCGGTACCGTGAGATGTGGACGGTCCACAGTGCACTCCACGGCGGCTTGCTCTCGGCGGTGACCAAGCCGTACGGACACTCCGTCGCCGTTCTGAAGGCGCCCAACGGTATGGGCAAGAGTGCGACCGCTCGCCACTACGCCTTCCTCTTCCGCGACGCCTATCCCGGCGGTGTGCTCTGGTTGAACATGGACGGCAGCGGGTTGCGGATCGCGGGGAAGGATGTGCTGACTCACTTCGCCGAGCAACTGAGGGCCGCCGCGCGGTTCGGCAACCGGCTCGCGGATCTGCCGCCGGACCGGGTTGGGCCCGCCGCGGCGGGGCTGCTCACCGAGGACGTGCTGATCGTCGTCGACGACCTCCCGCCCGGGTTGACCGCCGACGTGCTCGACCAGTTGGTCGTCCCCTCGCCGCGCGCCCACACGCTGATCACCGCGCGGTCCATCACCGCTCAGTGGCCGGTCACCCACGTCGAACTCGGCGGCCTGGACGGCGCCGAGGCCGAGGAGTTGTTGCGGGCTCAGTGGCACGACCTCGACGACCGTGAGCGGGACGCGATCCACTCGCTCGCCCAGAGTTGCGGCGGTCATCCAGAAACGCTGTCCATCGCGGTGAGCAGGCTCGCCGCGGCGCGGGGGACCGGAGCCATCGAGCAGTTCGACGAGGAGTTGGCGGCGATCGCGCGCGGCGGCGTCGACCTGCACGCCGCACAGGTTGACGCACAGTCCAAGGTCGCCCGGCTGGTCCTCGGGTTCACCGCGGCCCTCGCCGACGCGCCGTTCAGCGGCGGGCTCGTCGCCACCGGGCTCGTCGCGGGTGGGCGGGCGACGGCGGTCCAGGTCGCCGCGGCACTGTCCGAACTCGCCGAGCAGAGCCTCCTGCGGCGCGTCGACCCGGACGGCTGGCAACCGCAGTCGCTCGTCGCCGACGCGACCCGCGGCGAACTCGGCCCCGACACCTGCGGTGACCTGGCCAGGCTCGCCGCGCGCACCGTCGCCGCCGCGTTGCGGACCGAACCGGTGGACCGCCGCCTCCTGCTGCACGCCCGTGTCCTGGCCGGAAACGCCGCCCTGCCAAGGGATGAAGCCTTGGAACTGCTCCGGTTGACAGCGCGCAGGCACGAGGACCTCGGCGACGCGCCCTCCGCCCGCGACGCCATCGAGCAAGCGATTCGCCTGGCAGGCCTGCTGTGCGCGACCGGCGACCTGCTCACCGCGGCACGACTCGCCGTCGCCGCCCGCGACCGGGCCGCGATCACCCACGCCACCCTCGCCGTCGACCGAGCCGCCACCTCGGGTGACCGGGAAACCGAGTACCGCGCCAGGTTCCTCGCCGCGACCGCCCACGACCACGCGGGCGACTACCACGCCGCCGACGCCGTGCTGCCCGACGCGATCCCGGGATGGCTGCCGGAAACCGAGCGACCAACCGCCCTGGTGGCGCGATCGGCGGCCCTGCGCCGCCGAGGCCGGTTCGCCGAAGCGCTCGCCGTGATCACCGAGGTGCACCCCGAGATCCGCCGTGAACACCCCGGCGGCGCCCACCGGGGACCCTGGCCCGCGGCGACCGTCGAACTCGCCGCGACCCTCGTGCTCGCCGGGGAGGTCGACCGGGCACGGGACCTCGCCCGGTCGGTCGTCGACCTGTTCGCCGAGGTCGGCCTCCCCGAGCACGGCGTCGCCAAAGACGCCGAAGCGACCGCGGCGGACGCCGACGTCGCGATCGCGTTCGCCGACTGGAACTGGACCGACGAGCGGTGGCGCGCGGCGACCGACCGGCTCGGCGTGCTCGCCGCGAGGTCGGGGGAGTGGTTCGGACCACACAACCCCCGAACCCTCGACCTGCGCGTGCGGCACGCGCGCGCCCTGGTCGCGAGCAAGCAACCCGGACCCGCGCTGGACCTGTTGTCCCCGTTGGACACCAGCTTGATCGACGTCCTCGGTGCCGATCACCCGCTGCGGCTGCGCGCCCGTTCGACGGTGGGTGCGGCCCGGGTCGCCGTGACCGACTGGGAGCGTGCCCGGGAGGTGCTCGCCGATGTCCTGCCGCGCCAGGTGGCCGTCCTCGGTGAGGCCCACGTGGACGCGATCTCGACCCGTTTCGAACTGGGCATCGCGACGCTCGGGTGCGGACGCCGGGCCGAGGCTTGCGCCCTGGCCGACCGCGCGGCCCGGTTGCAGCGCGACAACTACGGCGCGACCACCGAGCAGGCGTTGGAGATGACCATGCTCGGCGCGAGCTTGAAGGTCACGCCGCGCTCGTTGCTCGCGGGCCTGGTCCGGCTCCGCAGGCCCCGGTAG